The following are encoded together in the Methanothermobacter tenebrarum genome:
- the hacB gene encoding homoaconitase small subunit, translating into MNKIIQGRAWKFPDNIDTDVIIPGRYLRTFNLDELASHIMEGIRPDFPTKVKKGDIILAGNNFGCGSSREQAPRALKHAGISAIIAKSFARIFYRNSINIGLPVIVADIKADEGDILKIDLEKGIIENKTTMETFKIKPFNDFILEILEDGGLVEHYLKKGRL; encoded by the coding sequence ATGAATAAGATAATACAAGGAAGAGCTTGGAAGTTCCCAGATAATATAGACACCGATGTTATAATCCCTGGAAGATACCTTAGAACATTCAATCTAGATGAGCTTGCAAGCCACATCATGGAGGGTATAAGACCAGATTTCCCAACTAAAGTAAAAAAAGGGGACATAATCCTAGCAGGTAATAATTTTGGATGTGGCTCATCAAGAGAACAAGCACCACGCGCCCTTAAACATGCAGGTATATCAGCGATAATAGCAAAATCATTCGCAAGAATATTCTACCGAAACTCTATTAACATAGGCTTGCCAGTTATAGTAGCTGATATAAAAGCCGATGAAGGTGACATCCTCAAAATAGACCTAGAAAAGGGGATTATAGAAAATAAGACCACCATGGAAACATTCAAGATAAAACCATTCAATGATTTTATCCTAGAAATACTAGAAGATGGCGGGCTCGTGGAACATTACCTAAAAAAGGGTAGGCTATAA
- a CDS encoding DNA polymerase domain-containing protein, translating into MVDNLKREILSQVEKFLNYINNRLPEGMELEYEGFYQRGFFVTKKRYALIEDNTIIVKGLELVRRDWAPIAKKTQQMVLRAILEEGSPKKAKDIVRKVIKDIKEGNVRVEDLIIHTQITKNLDEYKQVGPHIVAARRSLKKGRRVERGSIIRYIIVKGKEPISQRAVPAEDFKGEYDPDYYIENQVLAAVSRIITSLGYSTEDLLMLAKGERQSSLDAFL; encoded by the coding sequence TTGGTTGATAACCTGAAAAGGGAGATACTTTCCCAGGTTGAGAAATTTTTAAATTATATCAATAATAGGCTTCCAGAGGGGATGGAACTCGAATATGAGGGATTCTACCAGAGGGGCTTTTTCGTAACCAAGAAGAGATATGCCCTAATCGAAGATAATACCATCATCGTCAAGGGCCTTGAACTAGTAAGGAGGGACTGGGCGCCAATAGCCAAGAAGACACAACAGATGGTACTCCGGGCAATACTAGAGGAAGGATCCCCCAAGAAGGCTAAAGATATTGTAAGGAAGGTTATAAAAGATATTAAAGAAGGTAACGTGCGAGTCGAGGATCTTATCATCCATACACAGATTACCAAGAACCTTGACGAATACAAGCAAGTGGGCCCCCACATAGTAGCAGCTAGAAGATCACTCAAAAAGGGTAGACGGGTTGAAAGAGGATCCATAATCCGTTACATTATAGTGAAGGGGAAAGAACCCATTAGTCAAAGGGCGGTCCCAGCCGAAGATTTCAAGGGGGAGTATGACCCTGATTATTATATAGAGAATCAAGTTCTAGCTGCCGTATCCCGTATAATAACTTCACTTGGATATTCGACAGAGGATCTTCTCATGTTGGCGAAGGGTGAAAGACAGAGTAGCCTAGACGCATTCCTATAG
- a CDS encoding protein-L-isoaspartate O-methyltransferase produces the protein MLEERKKMVEDLVARNYIKTEKVKKAMEKVPRENFVPPEHRMSAYLDQPLPIGEGQTISAPHMVAMMCEVLDLERGMKVLEVGTGCGYHAAVVAEIIGEEGKLYTIERIESLYKRAKEKLKDYKQVKVIHADGTEGWEEAAPYDRIYVTAAAPDVPEPLKRQLKVGGKLLIPVGRDRFYQDLLLVEKLSEDNFKTKNLGGVAFVPLIGKYGWRF, from the coding sequence ATGTTAGAAGAACGCAAAAAAATGGTTGAAGACCTCGTGGCCAGAAATTATATAAAAACCGAGAAAGTGAAAAAGGCCATGGAAAAGGTTCCAAGGGAAAATTTCGTACCCCCAGAGCATAGGATGAGCGCTTACCTTGACCAGCCACTACCAATAGGGGAAGGACAGACGATATCAGCCCCCCACATGGTTGCGATGATGTGTGAAGTCCTAGACCTTGAAAGGGGGATGAAAGTATTGGAGGTTGGTACAGGATGCGGGTATCATGCAGCGGTCGTGGCAGAGATAATTGGGGAAGAAGGAAAACTCTACACCATAGAACGTATAGAATCATTGTATAAAAGGGCTAAAGAGAAATTGAAAGATTACAAGCAAGTTAAAGTTATCCATGCTGATGGTACGGAAGGCTGGGAAGAGGCAGCGCCATATGATAGGATCTATGTAACCGCAGCAGCCCCAGATGTGCCAGAGCCCCTCAAAAGGCAATTAAAGGTTGGGGGCAAACTCCTAATACCAGTTGGACGTGACAGATTCTACCAAGATCTTCTACTAGTGGAAAAATTATCAGAGGACAATTTCAAGACCAAAAACCTTGGCGGAGTGGCATTCGTACCCTTAATAGGTAAATATGGATGGCGATTCTAA
- a CDS encoding HVO_0476 family zinc finger protein — translation MKCPICGSESLKVLKSRTESDSKYKKIKRLVLECEDCGTIFKENLVISKPLEYPVIISQYEKSWKDKVKLYSDEEIAVGDTLSINGRLVEITSLELKNGKRVDKCKALDLATIWAIPLDAPARLGVSIDLHGKVFSKKLEIDRNFTFRVGDIFKLKNHIFKVKSIKTIDRHIKRGAAPAHKIKRVYGSPTRGKYKLDLSENIISGS, via the coding sequence ATGAAATGTCCCATATGTGGCTCGGAATCCCTCAAAGTATTAAAAAGTAGAACAGAATCCGATTCAAAATATAAGAAGATTAAAAGACTAGTTCTAGAATGTGAAGATTGTGGGACAATATTCAAAGAAAACCTAGTCATTTCCAAGCCACTCGAGTACCCAGTGATCATAAGCCAATATGAAAAATCATGGAAAGACAAGGTCAAATTATACTCTGATGAAGAAATCGCAGTAGGGGACACGCTAAGCATAAACGGAAGACTCGTGGAGATAACATCCTTGGAACTAAAAAATGGTAAAAGAGTTGACAAGTGCAAGGCATTAGACTTGGCCACAATATGGGCCATACCATTAGATGCCCCGGCAAGACTAGGAGTCTCCATAGACTTACATGGGAAAGTATTTTCAAAGAAACTCGAAATAGACAGGAACTTCACATTTAGGGTTGGTGACATATTCAAACTCAAAAATCACATCTTCAAAGTGAAATCTATAAAAACAATTGATAGACACATCAAAAGGGGTGCTGCGCCAGCCCATAAGATCAAGAGAGTCTACGGGTCACCCACCAGGGGAAAATACAAGCTTGACCTTTCTGAAAATATCATATCGGGATCTTAA
- a CDS encoding 5-formyltetrahydrofolate cyclo-ligase, with amino-acid sequence MKKRKIRKLIWDRLHKLGISKRPRGDYGRIPDFKGSRAAALRLSRTREWKKSRIVFSSPDSAQRPVRELALIHGKDLIMPTPRLKKGYLLIRSDNTRGYERLASTIRGAYKFGSPLKDFPKVDIVVEGSVAVDMDGNRLGKGGGYGDREIKELKVHGAISHYTPIVTTVDEAQIIERVPVEAHDEKINMIVTPHRVIRI; translated from the coding sequence ATGAAAAAGAGGAAAATTAGAAAGTTGATATGGGATCGCTTGCACAAACTTGGCATCTCAAAAAGACCCAGGGGGGATTATGGTAGAATACCCGATTTTAAGGGTTCAAGGGCTGCTGCACTACGTCTTTCAAGAACAAGAGAATGGAAAAAGTCCAGGATAGTATTTTCAAGTCCAGATTCTGCTCAACGTCCAGTAAGAGAACTGGCCTTAATTCATGGAAAAGACCTTATAATGCCCACACCACGACTCAAAAAAGGATACCTCCTTATAAGATCAGACAATACAAGAGGATATGAAAGGTTAGCCTCCACTATAAGAGGAGCATACAAGTTCGGATCACCCCTAAAGGATTTCCCCAAGGTAGATATTGTAGTTGAAGGGTCTGTGGCCGTTGACATGGATGGTAATAGGCTTGGTAAAGGTGGGGGTTATGGTGATCGTGAAATAAAAGAACTTAAAGTTCATGGTGCAATATCCCATTATACGCCGATTGTAACTACAGTAGATGAAGCGCAGATCATTGAAAGAGTGCCGGTAGAAGCACATGACGAGAAAATAAACATGATAGTAACCCCACACCGTGTTATAAGAATATAA
- a CDS encoding TIGR02253 family HAD-type hydrolase codes for MIKAVYFDIDDTLYDTSSFAMLARKAALSVMIEAGLPLTQEEAYPLLKEIIDEKGSNYGKHFNVLTERVFGEENPLLIALGVITYHNVKFALLRPFPQTIPTLIYLKSKGYHLGVISNGLTIKQWEKLIRLGIHHFFDEVVTSEEVGVEKPDQGIFREALNRMGCKPENSVMVGDKFKEDIIGAVNAGMSAILVNSKLKDDEKDYIKREKLDIEIISNIGELKNIL; via the coding sequence ATGATAAAAGCCGTGTACTTTGATATTGATGATACGCTCTATGACACGTCAAGTTTTGCAATGTTAGCTAGAAAAGCTGCTTTAAGTGTCATGATAGAGGCTGGGCTACCCCTCACACAAGAAGAGGCTTACCCCCTCCTTAAAGAGATTATAGATGAAAAGGGATCAAATTATGGTAAACATTTTAACGTGCTTACGGAGAGGGTTTTCGGTGAGGAAAACCCCCTACTGATAGCTTTGGGCGTGATAACATACCATAATGTTAAGTTCGCCCTTCTGAGACCGTTCCCACAGACCATACCCACCTTGATATACCTCAAAAGTAAAGGTTATCATCTTGGAGTGATATCTAACGGCCTTACCATAAAACAATGGGAGAAACTGATAAGACTTGGCATACACCATTTCTTTGATGAGGTTGTCACTTCAGAAGAGGTGGGAGTTGAAAAACCAGATCAGGGAATATTTAGGGAAGCCCTCAATAGGATGGGTTGTAAGCCTGAAAATTCTGTCATGGTTGGGGATAAGTTTAAGGAGGATATAATCGGCGCAGTGAATGCTGGCATGTCAGCAATACTTGTCAACTCCAAGTTAAAAGATGATGAGAAAGATTATATAAAAAGAGAAAAACTCGACATAGAGATAATATCCAACATTGGGGAGCTTAAAAATAT
- a CDS encoding RDD family protein produces MEEITKRRLFAFIIDFLMVNLIIWALTLLSYPIIVFTGSFFIYNYWLVLVAIITILYFSYFEYHGGTIGKLNQKLKVVSKKGELEYKQVIIRNLPKICWLPLIFDLILSYNRELRLFDRLAGTKVVMEDR; encoded by the coding sequence ATGGAAGAAATCACAAAAAGGAGGCTTTTCGCCTTTATCATAGACTTTTTAATGGTCAATTTGATAATCTGGGCCCTAACATTATTATCCTATCCTATAATAGTCTTCACTGGTTCTTTTTTCATTTACAATTATTGGCTGGTCTTAGTGGCCATTATAACGATTTTATATTTCAGTTACTTTGAATATCATGGTGGAACTATTGGCAAATTAAACCAGAAGTTAAAAGTAGTCTCGAAAAAGGGAGAGTTGGAATACAAGCAGGTTATAATAAGGAATCTTCCCAAGATTTGCTGGCTTCCACTGATATTCGATCTGATACTCTCATATAACAGAGAATTAAGATTATTTGATAGGCTAGCTGGTACAAAGGTTGTAATGGAAGACAGATGA
- a CDS encoding 30S ribosomal protein S8e — protein sequence MAIWQGRSKRKPTGGRLKKSRGKRKYELGREAAETRIGERKMRIIRTMGGNKKFRLVTDTHINVVDPDTNKVEVAEILNVVENRANPHFVRRNIITKGAIVETSKGLARVTSRPGQHGILNGILIKK from the coding sequence ATGGCGATATGGCAAGGTAGATCCAAGAGAAAACCAACTGGTGGAAGGTTGAAAAAGAGCAGAGGCAAAAGAAAATATGAACTTGGAAGAGAAGCCGCGGAGACAAGAATCGGTGAAAGGAAGATGAGGATAATAAGGACAATGGGGGGTAACAAGAAGTTTAGACTTGTAACAGACACACACATAAATGTGGTAGACCCTGACACCAATAAAGTAGAAGTTGCGGAAATACTAAATGTTGTAGAGAATAGGGCCAACCCTCACTTCGTAAGGAGGAATATCATAACAAAGGGTGCTATTGTAGAGACAAGCAAAGGCCTTGCCAGGGTAACTTCAAGACCTGGCCAACATGGCATACTCAATGGAATATTAATCAAAAAATAA
- a CDS encoding tRNA (N(6)-L-threonylcarbamoyladenosine(37)-C(2))-methylthiotransferase encodes MRAYIETFGCTFNKGDSEIMAGILSKEGIRLVETIKDADLIIINTCYVKHPTEHKVINRIKRVQELYPSKPLIVAGCMVEIDPEKLEKIAPRASWIGPHKIHKIYKVVKGAIKGERIKETGSYPIKKVEMPRIRFNPHIHIIQLCEGCLGECTYCCTRFARGKLQSYPISAVKREAEKAIIEGCKELQLTAQDTAAYGRDIGESLPELLNEISSIDDDFRIRVGMMHPRNVLDILEDLIDAFKSEKVYKFLHLPVQSGNNRVLEDMGRGYKVEDFKYIVESFREEIPEMSIATDIIVGYPTEDEEAFQDTCKLLKEIKPNFIHLSKYKHRPRALSSSLKELDFKVVKRRSKIIEEIKSEITIKDNMKLVGTSQKILIVEKGKKGGFIGRTNSYIPVITENADPGSFLKVKINGATNTYLTATPIV; translated from the coding sequence ATGAGAGCATACATTGAAACATTCGGATGCACTTTTAACAAAGGCGACTCAGAGATAATGGCAGGAATACTCTCAAAAGAAGGCATAAGGTTAGTGGAAACTATTAAAGATGCTGATCTCATCATAATAAACACATGCTATGTTAAACATCCAACCGAACATAAGGTCATAAACAGGATAAAAAGAGTCCAAGAACTTTATCCTTCCAAGCCATTAATAGTAGCCGGGTGCATGGTAGAGATAGACCCTGAAAAACTCGAAAAGATAGCACCAAGAGCAAGTTGGATAGGGCCGCATAAAATCCACAAAATATATAAAGTGGTCAAAGGAGCGATAAAGGGTGAAAGAATAAAAGAGACCGGATCATATCCTATAAAGAAAGTTGAAATGCCTAGGATAAGATTCAATCCCCACATACACATAATACAGTTATGTGAGGGATGTCTTGGAGAATGCACTTATTGTTGCACCCGTTTCGCCAGGGGGAAACTCCAAAGCTACCCCATAAGCGCGGTTAAAAGGGAAGCGGAAAAAGCGATAATAGAAGGCTGTAAAGAACTACAATTAACAGCCCAGGATACGGCAGCCTATGGTAGGGATATCGGTGAAAGTTTACCAGAACTCCTCAATGAGATAAGTTCAATAGACGATGATTTCAGGATAAGAGTAGGTATGATGCACCCCAGAAACGTACTCGACATATTAGAGGATCTCATAGACGCATTCAAATCCGAGAAAGTCTACAAGTTTCTACATTTACCAGTTCAAAGCGGAAACAACAGAGTACTAGAGGATATGGGGAGAGGATACAAAGTAGAAGATTTCAAGTATATAGTGGAAAGTTTCAGAGAAGAAATACCTGAAATGTCCATTGCAACCGATATAATAGTAGGATATCCAACAGAGGATGAAGAAGCATTCCAAGACACTTGCAAACTTCTAAAGGAAATAAAACCAAACTTCATCCACCTATCAAAGTATAAACATAGACCAAGAGCACTATCATCCTCACTCAAAGAACTAGACTTCAAAGTTGTTAAAAGGCGCTCAAAAATAATAGAAGAGATAAAATCAGAGATAACAATAAAAGATAACATGAAACTAGTTGGAACATCCCAGAAAATACTAATAGTCGAAAAAGGCAAGAAGGGAGGTTTCATAGGAAGAACCAATTCTTATATACCTGTTATAACAGAAAATGCAGATCCAGGATCTTTCCTAAAAGTTAAGATTAATGGGGCGACCAACACTTATCTTACAGCAACCCCAATAGTATAA
- the hypE gene encoding hydrogenase expression/formation protein HypE yields MKISMSHGAGGEMMQNLISEIILSNIQKKSVNGGVGLDDLDDAASIPLDGYEIVISTDGHTIDPLFFPGGDIGKLAISGTINDISVMGAKPLAIANAMIISEGFNSEELERIIKSMDQISQETGTSIITGDTKVMEQGKLDKMVITTTGIGIAEKGKIIRDNGLEVGDKIILTGSIGDHGIALMAYREGFGFETSLKSDVAPIWEIVEAALEIGGVKAMKDPTRGGLANALNELAEKSSVGMIIEEDKIPIKEEVRAVSEMLGIDPYEVANEGKIVMGVESELADDILKVIRRTKYGAEAEIIGEVTEEKHVILETSLGGKRIIEAPIADPVPRVC; encoded by the coding sequence ATGAAGATCAGCATGTCACATGGTGCAGGCGGAGAAATGATGCAAAATCTTATATCAGAGATAATCCTCTCCAACATCCAGAAAAAGAGTGTTAATGGTGGTGTTGGATTAGATGACTTGGATGATGCTGCTAGCATACCACTAGATGGGTATGAAATAGTTATAAGTACTGATGGTCACACCATCGACCCATTGTTCTTCCCAGGGGGAGATATTGGGAAACTCGCAATTTCAGGTACAATAAATGACATATCAGTCATGGGCGCGAAACCCCTCGCCATCGCAAATGCTATGATAATAAGTGAAGGCTTCAATTCAGAGGAATTAGAGCGCATCATAAAATCCATGGACCAAATATCCCAGGAAACCGGAACTTCAATAATAACAGGTGACACCAAGGTAATGGAACAAGGAAAACTTGACAAGATGGTAATCACAACAACAGGCATTGGAATAGCAGAGAAGGGCAAGATAATAAGGGATAACGGACTCGAGGTTGGGGACAAGATCATCCTAACAGGGAGCATAGGAGACCATGGGATAGCATTAATGGCCTACAGGGAAGGATTCGGCTTCGAAACAAGCCTCAAATCTGATGTAGCACCAATCTGGGAGATAGTGGAAGCCGCCTTGGAGATAGGGGGCGTGAAGGCCATGAAGGACCCCACCCGCGGAGGTCTTGCAAACGCCCTCAATGAACTGGCAGAAAAATCTAGTGTGGGCATGATAATAGAAGAGGATAAAATACCAATCAAAGAGGAAGTAAGGGCCGTCTCTGAGATGCTTGGCATAGACCCCTATGAGGTTGCAAATGAAGGCAAAATAGTGATGGGCGTGGAATCAGAACTTGCAGATGACATCCTTAAGGTTATAAGAAGAACAAAATATGGGGCTGAGGCAGAGATAATCGGTGAAGTCACAGAAGAGAAGCATGTAATACTTGAAACATCCCTTGGCGGTAAAAGGATAATTGAAGCGCCAATAGCAGATCCCGTGCCAAGGGTATGTTAA